ACATCAAGGCGGAGGTGAACGAGAGGTTGAAGTATTACGCTGTCTCCCGGCAAATGGTGCTCTTCGCCGTCGAACGCCGCAAAGCCTGGCGCATGCTCCAGAGCAAAGCCGGCGTGACCAATAAGGACTACCTTGCCCAGAAGTCGCTTCTCAAGAAAGCGGACGAAGGCAAGATTCCCGTGGCCGATTTGAAAGCCCGCACGCGCGAGTTGGTCGAAGCCGAAGTAGCTGCCCTGAGCGCGCCGGCGGCCCCACTTGCGGCAACACCGGCGAAGGCATAGAGGCCGGAGCGTCGCAGTTCGATTCGACGGGATGACAAGCAAAGATTGAAACCCGTCGGCCATGAGACCGGTGTTTCCCCTGACGCGAGCAGGGGGCTGGCTATTGTAGAGTTCGACTTTCCTGCCTCCGCAAGTCCAGCGGATCTAACACCTCAAAATTGCGCTTGTGTAACGGGCCCGGCCAACAGTCTCGCCCACTTTCGGGCCTTCCGAGTGGAGAACGAAACAGTCGAGTTGCCAGTCCTATTGGCTGACACCTTCCCCGGCACTTCGGCGCTGAATCCAGTCTGGCGGCTGACAGTAAGCGTCTCCAAACTTCGGCCAGCACCCACTCAGCGGTGACCAAGTGCGGTCCGGAATCACGGAAAGCTTCGAGGAGATGATCTTGGCGCGGACGTGGGTTTCGTCGCCCTTACGTCGTAGCCAGCTATTCCTTCGGCAAAAAGTTTTCCAGCGTGAAGAATCCGATCGGTTGAGACGGCGGTCGCTCTGGATTGCGTAATCCCACAAAAAACAACGTGCGGCCATCCCTGCTGAACCGGAAGTGACGCGCGTCGTAGGAATCCAACTCGACGATTCGCGCCTTGTCGCCGCCTTGCGCGCTCACGCGCCAGACTTCTTTTCTCCGCGAGGGTGACTCATCCCCCTCTCGGACCCGGGTATAGAAGATGCACTTTCCATTCGGCAACCAGGTCAGCCCTCCGCTTAAGCCGCCCTCCACGCCCACGGGTGGTGCAACCGCATTGTCATGGCGCGCTAACTCCCTCACCTCGCCTCCGGCTGCAAGCACAACAAGGATCCGAACGGTTTTGGTTTTCGGATTTCGCCCCATGAACGCGATGAAACTTCCATCGGGGGACCATCCTGGCCAGCCAACAACTTCATTCGGATCGTTCCAAACCAAGGGAGGTTTTGCCGCTGGCTCTGCGTTGATGACGAATAACGCACGCGGACCTGTTTGCTTTGTTTCATAGTCGATAGGCATAAGGAAGGCGATCTTCCGGCCATCACGCGACAGCGCGGGAAAATGCGTTACGTAGCCGCCCCAAGAAGCTGTATTCGTGTTGGCCAGTGAAACGGAGAAAAGGCTTTGTGTCTGGCCGGTCGCGATATCGACGCGGAAAATCCCATTCATCGACCCGGCTGTGTGCACCATCAGACTTTTTCCGTCGGGAAACCATGCCTGGGGCAGCACCCCACGGAGAGTCATGGGGATGATCCGTTCCACTTTTCCTTCGATTGAGACGATGCCAAGGTTGGTCCAGCCACCCACGAAAGACCCTCGGAAGGATGCGGGGACAGCAACGCTCCGCCCATCAGGCGACGGATCCCCACCTCCCGAAACGGTGTCGGTCACTCTCGTTGGGCTTCCCACGATTCGGCCTGTTTCTGGATCAACGCTGGCGAGATAATAGGAAAGGGATGGCTGCCTTGGCGGGTCACCTCGCCGAAAGAGGAGCCGTCCGTCCCGCAAGACTTGGAGAGGACTGATCTCACCGACGTCGTTTTTGATCAGAATTGAATTACCATCTGGAACCCCGTCCCTGATCCGTTGGGCATAAAGATCGGCTCCGTCGGCGTCAGACGCCTTGAATAGCAGGTACCGACTGTCGGGCGTCCAACAAAGACTCGGCGTTGCAGAACCCGGCACGGGGAAGGTGAACGCCCCAATCTCATGCTCACGCATGTTCGACAATTCAGCGACAATGAGGCGTCCATCGCTCCGGCGGACAAAGGCGACAGCCTTGGCATCTGGAGAAAGCGATTGGTGTGACGTCGCGCTGTTTCCGCTCGTTTCCGCTCGTTTCCGCCGTTTCCGCCGTTTCCGCAATGGCGTAGATTTCCCTGTTGACGCCAGATCGAATTCGTTAGGATGAACGCGAATTTTTATGAAATACACGCGCACACAGCTTTGGAGCCGGTTTCAGAAATACTACTCGGAATTTCCGAAAATAGGGCTGGCGATTGACTTGAGTCGAATGAACTTCCCGGACGATTACTTTGATTCCATGGAAGCACGCGTGCAAAAGGCCTTTCGCGCAATGGTGGAGCTGGAGCGCGGGGCGATCGCCAACCCAGACGAGAAACGCATGGTCGGCCATTATTGGCTGCGGAATCCTGCGCTCGCCCCCCAGCCGGAAATCCGCCGAGAAATTGAGGAAACGCTAACCCAGATTAGAATATTCTCTTCGGATGTTCATAAGGGAACGATTCGCGGGGAGCGAGGCGATTTCAAGAACCTCCTGGTCATCGGCATCGGCGGCTCGGCCTTGGGTCCGCAATTTGTCTCCAATGCTCTTGGACATCCAGCCAAGGACAAACTCAGTGTGTGTTTCTTCGACAATACAGACCCGGATGGGATGGAGAAGATTCTCAGCGGGATCAAGGATCGGCTCGGCCAAACCTTGTGTGTCGTTATTTCCAAATCCGGAGGAACTAAGGAAACGAGAAACGGCATGCTCGAGGCCAGCGCGGCGTACTCTGAAGCCGGATTAAGCTTTGCAGCGCATGCAGTTGCAGTGACGGGAAAGGGCAGCGTCCTGGATAGTTTTGCTGAAAAATCAAAATGGCTTCGGCGGTTTCCGATGTGGGATTGGGTTGGCGGACGCACAAGTGAACTCTCTGCAGTCGGTCTGCTCCCGGCAGCTCTGCAAGGCTTCGATATCGACGCTATGCTTGATGGTGCCAAGGCGTGCGACGAAATCACAAAACAACCTAATATTAAGGAGAATCCGGCCGCTCAACTAGCATTGATCTGGCACTACGCAGGGGACGGTCGAGGATCGAAGGATATGGTTGTGCTGCCGTATAAGGATCGGTTGGAACTTTTTTCGCGTTACCTCCAGCAGTTGGTAATGGAGTCATTGGGAAAGGAGTTGGATCTGGATGGAAAGGTAGTCAATCAAGGAATTGCTGTGTATGGAAACAAGGGTTCTACCGACCAACATGCGTATGTGCAACAACTTAGAGATGGAGTGTGCAACTTCTTCGTCACTTTCATTGAAACACTCAAAGATCGGAATGGCGTTTCGATCATGGTGGATCCAAACGTAACAACTGGAGATTACTTGAGCGGATTCTTGTTAGGAACTAGGCAGGCCTTATATGAGAAGGATCGAGAATCCATTACAGTCACAATTCGAGACGTCTCAGCGTTCTCTGTAGGTGTCTTGATCGCTCTTTACGAGAGGGCCGTTGGCTTCTACGCCACATTAGTAAACATCAACGCCTATCATCAACCTGGCGTGGAAGCGGGCAAAAAGGCCGCAGGTGCTGTGATCGACTGGCAGTTGAAGATCATTGAATTCCTATCCAAGAACAGCGTCCGCGCGTTCTCGTGTGATCAGATCGCTCGAGAGATTGGTGCTCCTGAAGACGTGGAGAGCGTGTTCAAGATATGCGAGCATCTCGCAGCAAATCCGGACAGAGGAATCAAGAAATATCCCGGCACAACGCCGACATCGGCTACTTACGCGAGAGCCTGAGTCATGTTCGTTTACCCGAAGCATTACGACGTAATCGTAGTTGGAGCCGGTCACGCCGGCGTCGAGGCTGCACTAGCTGCTGCCAGGATGGGTTGCCAGACGCTGATGCTCACAATCAACGCAGACACCATCGGGCAGATGTCGTGCAATCCTGCGATTGGCGGGCTGGCCAAGGGACACTTAGTTCGTGAGATCGATGCTTTGGGTGGTGAAATGGGCAAGGCCACCGACATGACAGGACTTCAGTTCCGGATGTTGAACACCCGCAAAGGGCCTTCTGTTTGGGCTCCGCGAGCGCAGTGCGACAAGAAGGCCTATCAATTCAGGCTCAAGTGGATTTGTGAGAAACAGGTCAACTTGGATGTGAGGCAAGGCCAAGTTCTAAGGTTGCTCTACGAAGACGGAAGCGTCACGGGCGTAGAAACCAACCTGCAAGTGCAATACCGAGGAAGAGCCGTAGTAATCACTACGGGCACTTTCTTGCGTGGACTCATGCATGTAGGGGCGTCGCAGCAATCGGGAGGTCGAGCTGGAGAGTCCGCCGCCATGAGTTTGTCCGGCTCATTGAAGGAACTTGGCCTTGAGCTTGGACGGTTGAAAACTGGGACACCTCCCAGACTTCTGAGGCGTTCAATTGACTTTTCAAAGACAGAGAGTCAACCGGGAGATGAGCCAGTGCCGTTCTTCAGTTTCTGGAAGTGCGATTTGTTCCACGTGGAACATTCGGGGATCAATCCAAATGACATCCGTCGTTCAAACCGAGCCTACCCTCCTGGATCAATCCTCGACAGGATCAATGGTCAACTGCCGTGTCACATAACCTACACCACGGATGCGACTGCCAGTCTGATCCGCAGGAACATTCACAAGTCTCCCATGTATTCCGGTGTAATCGAAGGTGTCGGACCGCGATACTGTCCTTCGATCGAGGATAAAATCATGAGGTTCCAGGATAAAGAGCGGCACCAGGTTTTCCTGGAGCCTGAGGGAATCTCGACCGACGAGATCTATGTAAACGGATTCTCTACTTGCCTGCCTTTTGAAGTACAGATTGAGCTTGTTCGAACCATTGGCGGATGCGAGCAAGCCGAAATCATGCGCCCGGCTTATGCCGTGGAATATGACTTCGTCTTTCCAACTCAACTGAGCCCGTCTCTGGAGACTAAGATTTGTCGAAACCTATTTCTTGCTGGTCAGATCAACGGGACTTCAGGATATGAGGAAGCTGGTGCGCAAGGGCTAATCGCCGGAGTAAACGCTGCAAGAAAAGTCCTCGGCCAAACTCCTATCGTATTAAGGAGAGACCAAGCCTACATAGGTGTGTTGATTGATGACCTGATTACTAAAGGCACCGTTGAGCCGTATCGGATGTTCACGTCAAGGGCTGAGTATAGATTGACGCTTCGGCAGGATAACGCGGATTTCAGGCTGTCTGAAATCGGTCAAGAGATCGGGCTGTTGCCGAAGAGGAATTACGAGAGTTTCGTATCAAAGAGGCAATCAGTTGATCGAGAGCTAGATAGATTGTCAACGACTCGCGTTGGAGCGGTCTCTTTGCTGCAATTACTCCGGCGTCCCGAAACACGATACGCTGATCTTCCAGCAAGAAACAATTCGATTAGTTTGGAGGTTGTTCAACAAGTGGAGATTGCAGTAAAGTATTCGGGCTACATAGCACGCCAAGAGGAAGAGGTGGCGAAATTCAAAGCAATGGAAGACAAGCGGATTCCAAGTTGGCTGGATTACTCAACGGTGCCGGGATTTAGAACCGAAGCGAGGCAGAAGCTCGAACGAATCCGACCGGAAACTCTTGGACAGGCCGCACGAATTTCAGGTGTATCGCCTGCGGATGTGAGTCTGATTATGGTCTGGATGAAACGAAATCCAGCACAGTGGCCAGACAAACCGGCCGTGCTTCCTGTGACCTCGGCAGAGCATTGTTGAGATTTAGAATTATTCTAAATATTGACAAGCTGCAATTCGGCGACTAAATTCACCACCTATTTGCGGAATGCAGAAAGCACAAACTCATGAATTGAATGAGCGCCTCGCGACCAGCGGTCTGCGGTTCACGGCGCAAAGGCAGCATGTATATGATGTTCTGCTTCAGACCCGCGATCATCCGACTGCGGAAGAGGTTTTCATTCGCGCCAGGCAGACAATACCGGACATCTCGATTGCAACGGTCTATAACTG
This genomic window from Verrucomicrobiota bacterium contains:
- a CDS encoding glucose-6-phosphate isomerase translates to MKYTRTQLWSRFQKYYSEFPKIGLAIDLSRMNFPDDYFDSMEARVQKAFRAMVELERGAIANPDEKRMVGHYWLRNPALAPQPEIRREIEETLTQIRIFSSDVHKGTIRGERGDFKNLLVIGIGGSALGPQFVSNALGHPAKDKLSVCFFDNTDPDGMEKILSGIKDRLGQTLCVVISKSGGTKETRNGMLEASAAYSEAGLSFAAHAVAVTGKGSVLDSFAEKSKWLRRFPMWDWVGGRTSELSAVGLLPAALQGFDIDAMLDGAKACDEITKQPNIKENPAAQLALIWHYAGDGRGSKDMVVLPYKDRLELFSRYLQQLVMESLGKELDLDGKVVNQGIAVYGNKGSTDQHAYVQQLRDGVCNFFVTFIETLKDRNGVSIMVDPNVTTGDYLSGFLLGTRQALYEKDRESITVTIRDVSAFSVGVLIALYERAVGFYATLVNINAYHQPGVEAGKKAAGAVIDWQLKIIEFLSKNSVRAFSCDQIAREIGAPEDVESVFKICEHLAANPDRGIKKYPGTTPTSATYARA
- the mnmG gene encoding tRNA uridine-5-carboxymethylaminomethyl(34) synthesis enzyme MnmG; this encodes MFVYPKHYDVIVVGAGHAGVEAALAAARMGCQTLMLTINADTIGQMSCNPAIGGLAKGHLVREIDALGGEMGKATDMTGLQFRMLNTRKGPSVWAPRAQCDKKAYQFRLKWICEKQVNLDVRQGQVLRLLYEDGSVTGVETNLQVQYRGRAVVITTGTFLRGLMHVGASQQSGGRAGESAAMSLSGSLKELGLELGRLKTGTPPRLLRRSIDFSKTESQPGDEPVPFFSFWKCDLFHVEHSGINPNDIRRSNRAYPPGSILDRINGQLPCHITYTTDATASLIRRNIHKSPMYSGVIEGVGPRYCPSIEDKIMRFQDKERHQVFLEPEGISTDEIYVNGFSTCLPFEVQIELVRTIGGCEQAEIMRPAYAVEYDFVFPTQLSPSLETKICRNLFLAGQINGTSGYEEAGAQGLIAGVNAARKVLGQTPIVLRRDQAYIGVLIDDLITKGTVEPYRMFTSRAEYRLTLRQDNADFRLSEIGQEIGLLPKRNYESFVSKRQSVDRELDRLSTTRVGAVSLLQLLRRPETRYADLPARNNSISLEVVQQVEIAVKYSGYIARQEEEVAKFKAMEDKRIPSWLDYSTVPGFRTEARQKLERIRPETLGQAARISGVSPADVSLIMVWMKRNPAQWPDKPAVLPVTSAEHC